Proteins from one Paenibacillus amylolyticus genomic window:
- a CDS encoding phage head-tail connector protein, translating to MATFSRLDKIQALLGPASLEQGPLLSVLIEDAEADLLSWTNRQTIPPGLEPTVRQLVIMRYNKVGIEGQSSHSEGGVSRSFVDLPADLQRTISHHRLLKVVGRT from the coding sequence ATGGCCACATTTAGTCGGTTGGATAAGATTCAAGCCCTGCTTGGTCCAGCATCATTGGAGCAGGGCCCTTTGTTGTCTGTGCTGATCGAGGACGCGGAAGCGGATCTGCTGAGCTGGACGAATCGGCAAACCATCCCGCCAGGACTTGAACCAACCGTTCGGCAGCTGGTCATCATGCGGTACAACAAAGTGGGGATCGAGGGGCAGAGCAGCCACAGTGAGGGCGGCGTAAGTCGATCCTTTGTGGATCTGCCTGCGGATCTCCAGCGGACCATTAGCCATCACCGGCTGCTGAAGGTGGTGGGCCGGACATGA
- a CDS encoding HK97 gp10 family phage protein yields the protein MAIDGMDRLMRKLARLGADKQALKKGIHKAAIKVQGDAKALAPSDTGQLRNSIKAQVTEERGKIIGRSPRIWSIQLMWSSVPDNAVKLHQPRQSMMGI from the coding sequence ATGGCCATAGATGGAATGGACCGCCTCATGCGAAAGTTGGCCAGACTGGGTGCAGATAAGCAAGCGCTGAAGAAGGGCATCCACAAGGCGGCAATCAAAGTTCAGGGCGATGCCAAGGCACTGGCTCCTTCCGATACAGGTCAGTTGCGTAACAGCATCAAGGCACAGGTCACGGAGGAGCGAGGAAAGATCATCGGGAGATCTCCACGAATCTGGAGTATTCAGCTTATGTGGAGTTCGGTACCGGACAACGCGGTCAAGCTTCACCAGCCCCGCCAAAGTATGATGGGGATCTGA
- a CDS encoding phage tail tube protein produces the protein MAGLLTKDTTLSYKATTGASTYTEIGELMEVPELGGDPEQVDVTTLKDGTRRYIQGIKDLGDLTFAFLYDNSGPTANFRILKGIQESGDTKEFRVEYPDGTTHDFSAQVSVKMDAAAVNAALTFTAAFYLQSEIEITDPA, from the coding sequence ATGGCTGGACTATTAACCAAAGACACCACCTTATCTTATAAGGCAACAACCGGAGCGAGCACGTACACCGAAATTGGTGAGTTAATGGAGGTTCCTGAGCTTGGTGGCGATCCGGAACAAGTAGATGTAACCACGTTGAAGGATGGTACCCGTCGATATATTCAAGGCATCAAGGATCTCGGGGATCTGACCTTTGCTTTCTTGTATGATAACTCTGGTCCAACGGCTAACTTCCGGATCCTGAAAGGGATTCAGGAGTCAGGTGATACGAAGGAGTTCCGGGTGGAATATCCGGATGGAACCACGCATGATTTTAGCGCTCAGGTGAGTGTGAAAATGGATGCGGCGGCTGTCAACGCAGCATTGACGTTTACTGCTGCATTTTACCTGCAGTCTGAAATTGAGATTACAGACCCGGCTTAA
- a CDS encoding DUF6096 family protein, which translates to MKYTTLTMNGKDYKLRLGAAHIEQLEKHLGGRNPLDILMGAEDGNLPSLTGTLRILHSAMLKFQHGVSFVDVQNLYDEYVDEGNTYMDLLPHLIEVFQVSGFFKQAPETGEVTGAANQ; encoded by the coding sequence ATGAAATACACGACACTTACGATGAATGGCAAGGATTACAAATTGCGACTTGGAGCAGCGCATATTGAACAATTGGAGAAGCACCTGGGCGGCCGTAATCCGCTGGATATTCTAATGGGAGCAGAAGACGGGAATCTACCCTCATTGACAGGCACGCTCCGTATCTTACATTCCGCCATGTTGAAGTTTCAACACGGAGTTAGCTTTGTGGACGTTCAAAATCTGTATGACGAATATGTGGATGAGGGCAACACGTATATGGACCTTCTGCCCCATCTGATCGAGGTATTCCAAGTTAGTGGTTTTTTCAAGCAAGCTCCGGAGACGGGGGAAGTGACCGGGGCGGCGAACCAGTAA